The nucleotide sequence CTCGCTCAGGAGCGTGGAAGGGCTTGTtccaagacaaaaagaagcgCTGGAGAATAGGTTGCGACCTCGATGATGTCTTTGGTCCACGAGGCTAGGCTGTGGCATACATTTTATTGATTATCCATTATGCGGGATACAGTCCGCTGTTGAATTCCTTGATAGCATTGTTACGTCCCTAGGTAGTGTTCGTTATCCAAGATAAATTCTTTCGTCAAGAACGAGGACAAAAATCAGTTTTGGGAGACTCGAGTTTGATTGTGAGTCCTGCGCTACTGGTAATGGTAATACCTGGGTGTTGGCTCTCCACCAGCCCTGGATCAATTCGGGCCAGCTCCAGACGTGAAGAAgatcagaaaagaaaagaaaagagacaaaGGAAGACCGCAAGACCAAAAGAAAGGTAtggattatttttttttcggccttGTCGTGAATAAAATATCATCTGTTACTACAAGAATACCAATGGAAAGCAGCCATATAAATGTGTGCTCGCATGCATCCCAAGGTAAAATGAACCCCttgcttttttcttgccTCAGACTTCCCCAGCACTCCCGGGAGCCAGCGAGACCCGGGTCCGCTTGAAATTATCAGGCTGTGGGCTCATTACAAAGCCTCAGCGCTTACGTTGCTTCTTCTTGCTGTTTCCACgctcttcctcctcgtcgtcgaggGCGCTCTCCCGATCCTTGCGCTTGGCTTTTCGCTCGAGCTCGTCCCAATCCTcgccctcctcctcttcaCTGGCATCCTCGTCGCTCGCCTCGTCCGACGCGTTGCTGTCAAACTCCGAGTCCTCCTCGCTCGACTCGGATGCCTCCTCAAGCTCCGACTCAGAGACCTCGAAGGCgctctcctcctcctcttctccGTCACCCTCGTCGTCCGAGTCGGCCTGGAGGAACGACCAACCACCACCCTCGAAGAACTCGTGCGTGTCCGCTGTCACTGTCTTCATGATGGTGGGCCAGTTCAGGTTCAGTGGTCCCTCGCTGTATGCAATGTCGGACTGGTTCAGGTACTCCTTGACATCTTCCAGCGACTCAACTGGGATGGTGTTGATGTGCACCGGTGGCCGAGTGAAATCCTTGAAGACGAAAACAAGATCAAAGTTCTTCAGTCCGAACTGAACACGTTCGAGATGCGCAATTTCAATGTCGTCCAATGTGACAACAAGGAACGGAGGTTCAGTGATCTGAATCAAGCACTCAGTAGTGGGCTGAATGTAAACGTTGCTCCTGAAGGGCACACCGTTGAAGCCCAGCTCGCGGAGTGGCATGTCCACCTCGAGGTTCTCAGACTTTCCAGCGTCTGCGATCTTTTCTGCGAAGCTCTTGAAGAGCCTATCGAGTTCAGCACGGCGACGGCGCTCCTCCTGCTCTGCCTCAAACTCGTCTTCGTCTCCGTAACGGTACTTTCGCTTGCGGTTGCCCGTCTCGTCAAACTGAATATCTGTCGCCTCGCGGTAGAACTGAATATCCTttgtcttcttcttgtttccTATCAAGATGGGATCCTTCAAGTGGAGGTGGATGATAACAATAAGTTCGTGCTGGCAAGGCTGGAAGAATAGGTGGCGGACGTTGGAGAAGAGCACGTCCACCCTCTGCTGTGCTGCCAATGGCGACTGGTAGCGGATACCGTTTTGGTGTATCTCCACCTTGCCTGGTACGCGTTTGCCTTCCATTGCCGGACGGATGAAGACATTATCAAGCACCGCAGGGCGTCGGTCTAGAGAAGACGTTTTGTTAGTTGAGCGCACGATGTCTATACTTCCGGCACATGACTTACTCCTGATTTCAACGAGCTTCTCCTGCTCCACAACATCCTCCATGTCCTTCTTCTCTTGCTCCTTCTTGGCAGACTCCTTCTTCATGTTGGCTATCTGGTTCGCAATCTCGGTGTAGCGATCGCCATCCAAGGATTTGAAAGTCAAACTCCTCACGAAGTGGGCGGTGGCATCCTCAAACGGTTGGTCATCCTTCCTACCGACACCTTGGCCGGGCGACAGGAAGTTGATGCGCAGAAATGAAAACTCGCCCTCGTCACTCTTGCTGGCATTTTTGATTGTGTTGATGTGGAAGGGCACCGGACGACCCATAATGGGAACGATAACGGTAGCGTTCTTCTGGTCAACTATGACGGCAAGATCCTTGACCTTGGGTGGAAGCTGGTTGTCTCGCTTGTATGACTCGAAGCGCTTGAACTTCTTGACCTCGGTGCCATTTTGGTCGTTGGTCGACTCGGCAAACCTTGCAAGACCCTCCTTCTGCTTCTTGGCCGCTAACTCCTTTTGATGCTCCCGACGCCTCTTCTCAGCGTCCTCGTCAACTTGCGTACTACGCTCTGACCTGAGGCGCGTGCTGGTGATGTTCTTGGTGGCGACCGCCCCAACACGTGActcctttttctccttcttggGCGCTGGCTGGGCCGTCTCCTCGTCCTTGAAGAAGAACGAACTAGCATCTGCGTCACAAGGCGCATCGCCCGTGAAGACGACAGGCTCAGATGCGGTGACACGGACGGTGTCCATGATTACGAGGGAGTAGACCTTGCTGTTCTTATCCTGTGGGTTAGGATTCTCAATATCTTGAAGTCCGGTCATAATGCAGAGCGTCATTCCATCCTTGAGGGCGCGGGTGTTCTTGGCGTTCAGGATCATGGTAGGGTCGCGGTGCTCGAGTCCGATACCACAGCCAACGTTCTTGAGGAAGTGCTTCTCCAGCTCAGGCTTTTTGCTTTTGACGTAGGCAAGCGCCTTCTGGTAGACGTCTTTGACCACAGCGCCATCCCGAACCTCTTTGAGAATCAACTGGTGTGCGCCGTGCAGAATTTTGTAGTTGGACTCCTGTGACTTGTTGGGGTCAACCAAGAACGTCCGAGCGACGGACGAGCAGTATGACTTGTACCTCAGGCCCAACGCCGAGACGATGATACCAGGGTGCAAGTTGTCGTTGTTTGCCTCAGTCTGCCACCTGAGATCATATTTACCGCCACTTTGGACATTGGGGCCCAGGATCCAGTCTAGCTGCTCCGGGTCGAAATCGCTCGGTAACTTCTGCTTATTCGGCAGGGTGACCGTCTTCCAAAACTTGTCATCATCAAGCTTCTTCTCGACCTTCTCGGCAAGAACACTGTGCTTAACCTTCTTCTCCTGATCGAGAATGTCCGACATCTCGTCCAGGAAGTAGGGGTGCATCAGAGCGACGCATGCTTTTGAGGCCGTCCTCATGGCCCTGAGCTCGGCTTCGTCCTTGGTCGAGAAGGCAGCCGAAGATAGCGCCTGCGCGATGTCGACCTCCTCGACATCCTTGCAATGCTCTGTGTAGACCTTTTTCCACTCCTCCACGAATGGGCCTTTGGACGCATCTTTTGTGAGTACGCCGACCTTGTTCTGAAATTTGTCAACCAGATTAGCTTGATGCCGCAAAGTGTAGCCTAATTACGTAGGAGATGGATCACTCACGCCAGCCTCTTTGATATGTTCGGCAATTTTGACAAATGCCTTCTCGTTTTCCGCTGCGTCTTTGCCCCTCACGAGGACTTCGACTGGGTATCGACCTCCCTTGATTTGATCAAGATGCTTGGCTAGATGGGGTGTTAGCAGGTAAACACATCAAAAGGCCGATGATTTTATTGCGCAATCGAGACGAGCGCACCTTTCTTTGCCGTGGTAAGAATGTAAAGGGTATCAACTGTGAATAGCATTAAAGTGGTAGGGAATTCGTAGCCGAGCAACCAGAACTGCGGAGTCGAGACCTGTTAGCATGCGAGACCAGCGCATATCATCGCAGCAACGAGCTGCTATTCGCATTGAGGTGAACCTTTTGATGCGACGTACGTGCATAGCATTGTTCTTGTGGTATTCAGGCGTCTCTTCGACCTTGCCCATCATGACAACGATTGATGAGGCACCGCCAAACAGCGCGTCGCCCGAACGTTTGTCGGCCTTCCAGGCATTGACGAAATGCGACGCCCGCTCCTGGAAGAGCTTGCCGTCAATCTTAATTTCCGCCATGACGACAACGCCTCGCGCAGTTTGCGCGGTTGCTTCGATGATCTTCGATGGTGGAAACGGAGGCTGGCTGATGAAAATCGctgacgcgacgtcgaggtGGGAGATTTTTATTTGAAGGCTTTGGCGGTGCTTTTCGGTTTCGGAGGGAGCTAGCAGTCGTAAATTCTCGGCCGCTCACTCAATCAAGCCTTCGCGCGTCACGTCGCGCGTTGCTCCGTTAATGAGCCGGCCGTCAGTGGAGCTATGGAGCTGTTGGTGCATGCATGAAGAGAAGTTGCCGGTCACGTGCCATCTCAAGCCTCAGGCATCAAGTTCttgcatacctaggtaggtacctacctcccACAAGCTATCATCctggcattttttttttgtatcctTACCTAATCAGCAACAAAATATCGCAGACTAATGTTTTCTCCGTATCTGCTACCTTGGGAGGAGCCACTCAGGTCGTGTTTAGGCaagataaggtaggtaggcaggatGTTCTATGATGTGGGTATTGACGGCTTCTAGAACTTCGGGATTTTTACGCCCAACAGTGACAACCGATTGTGCACAACAAGTGTTCAAAGCCAAGACGTTAACGGCATCATAGTGTAGTCACATGAGGGTCAACACTGACATCGAATAAAATTCATCAATCAGGACGATAGGCCCTTCCTTACGGTTCGGACCGATATGTTTTGGTAATGGAGCTTCAGACTAGCTAGATGCACCGAGATGCCGGATGGACGGACAAATCAATTTATGCTGACGATTTCTAAGCAAGGTCGCGCTTGGAAAGCAATGGCCCCACTACAGGCCTACATGAGTCGAAATGTCATACTACGGGATGCGACGGGAGGGCATTAAAATACGTCtcgaaaagggaaaaaatgcTACAAAGCTTACAACCTCTGATCAGCGTGCAGGTGAAAGGCATTATTTTTGTTGACTTGACTTTGTGAGAGGGGCGCGCGCGCGTTTCATTCTTCATCGTCATTGTTGGATGCAACTTTCAATCCCACTTCCAATCCCCCCTGGTTCACACTACACTTTGCGCCATCTGCCAGTTCCTGGGAGTGCTCGACCAGTAAAGCGCGACAGCACGATTGCGTGCAGCGATGACGACTTGAACCTCGAACCGACAACCGATTCCAGCAAGCCTTTGATTTGATGCTTCTTTGATCAAGGGTCGCctaagagaaaagaaacgtGGGACAGCATCCGAGGAACGTGGGGGtgttttaattttttattgtttttttcccGGCCCCCGGTTGTACGCGAATCGACTGGACAGGAATTGTCGCAACTTCGGCCATCAACGAAAAACTCGGCTGTTGAAGGTAATAGCAACCTCGGGAAAAAGCATCATTGTTATAGCTTGAGCAGACCACAATCTGAAAGATCATACATTGATCAAATCACGCCATCGTCCAAAACAGCTATATCATTGCGACAAGACCAATTGGTTAATTTTGCGAATTTCGAATTTCATATTAATCATTCGCGGGGTCATCCGAACGGAACCTCCCGGAGGCTAAGGCCGTGCACGGAGCCCCGATCTCGGAAACCATCGGCCCCGGATCATATCGGGCCGCCCATCATGGGATTGCTGTAGGTGATTGCGTCTCATAGCGAATTCCTACTTCATGTGTCGTTATCAATTTTACACACAGCAGAACAACGCTGGCACTTTCCTGGACATGCAGTCCAAATGTAAAAGACCAGAAAGGGGTGAACGAAAGCAACGGCAACCAAAAACTTGGGAAAAAATATCCGCTTACAAGATTTGTTTATTTATCAAGTGCGCTTGGAACGGCTCTGGAGTGGCCAGAAGCCAAAAAGCATGCTCATCAAGTGCGCGAATGGGGTATCAAGGTAGGAGATCTTGATCGCACATTCCTGATCATGACCGCATGAAGTATGCCTTGCTAATCAACCTGCAATAATCTAGCAACTTTTGGAAATATGGAACAAGGCAAAGCACAAGGAGCGAGATGCTTTGCTCTGGGGTGATGAGGTATGAGCCCCAGCGAAGACTGGTGCGACCTCATAGGTCCATCATGGCACTGGACTGACAACCTGGCTGCAGGTTGAATACCTCGTCGTGGTCTTTGACCAAGATGACCCAAACGTAAAGCTGTCATTGAGACAAGCCGAGATCCTTGAAGCCTTGGCCGCATCTC is from Pyricularia oryzae 70-15 chromosome 2, whole genome shotgun sequence and encodes:
- a CDS encoding FACT complex subunit spt-16; the encoded protein is MAEIKIDGKLFQERASHFVNAWKADKRSGDALFGGASSIVVMMGKVEETPEYHKNNAMHFWLLGYEFPTTLMLFTVDTLYILTTAKKAKHLDQIKGGRYPVEVLVRGKDAAENEKAFVKIAEHIKEAGNKVGVLTKDASKGPFVEEWKKVYTEHCKDVEEVDIAQALSSAAFSTKDEAELRAMRTASKACVALMHPYFLDEMSDILDQEKKVKHSVLAEKVEKKLDDDKFWKTVTLPNKQKLPSDFDPEQLDWILGPNVQSGGKYDLRWQTEANNDNLHPGIIVSALGLRYKSYCSSVARTFLVDPNKSQESNYKILHGAHQLILKEVRDGAVVKDVYQKALAYVKSKKPELEKHFLKNVGCGIGLEHRDPTMILNAKNTRALKDGMTLCIMTGLQDIENPNPQDKNSKVYSLVIMDTVRVTASEPVVFTGDAPCDADASSFFFKDEETAQPAPKKEKKESRVGAVATKNITSTRLRSERSTQVDEDAEKRRREHQKELAAKKQKEGLARFAESTNDQNGTEVKKFKRFESYKRDNQLPPKVKDLAVIVDQKNATVIVPIMGRPVPFHINTIKNASKSDEGEFSFLRINFLSPGQGVGRKDDQPFEDATAHFVRSLTFKSLDGDRYTEIANQIANMKKESAKKEQEKKDMEDVVEQEKLVEIRNRRPAVLDNVFIRPAMEGKRVPGKVEIHQNGIRYQSPLAAQQRVDVLFSNVRHLFFQPCQHELIVIIHLHLKDPILIGNKKKTKDIQFYREATDIQFDETGNRKRKYRYGDEDEFEAEQEERRRRAELDRLFKSFAEKIADAGKSENLEVDMPLRELGFNGVPFRSNVYIQPTTECLIQITEPPFLVVTLDDIEIAHLERVQFGLKNFDLVFVFKDFTRPPVHINTIPVESLEDVKEYLNQSDIAYSEGPLNLNWPTIMKTVTADTHEFFEGGGWSFLQADSDDEGDGEEEEESAFEVSESELEEASESSEEDSEFDSNASDEASDEDASEEEEGEDWDELERKAKRKDRESALDDEEEERGNSKKKQRKR